GACCGTTAATTTAGCGATGAGCCATATTTATGTACTTGGTGGTGTGGAAAGTGACTCGGAACGCCCAATCCAAGTGGGTGGGGCTTATACTGTAGATCCTTCTGCTTTAGCCTGTGGAGCGCAATATACGGCATTAGGCCATCTTCATCGCGCTCAGCGTGTAAAAGGTGAAGGCATGATTCGTTACAGCGGATCGCCGCTGGCATACAGCTTTTCTGAAGCAGGACAGGCCAAATCGGTTACGCTGATTGATGTTGCACCTGGTGGAGAGCCAACCTTTGAAGAAATCTATCTTCGTTGTGGGCGTCCGCTTGTAAGATGGAGCTCCACTGGAGGATTGCAGGAGGTGTATAACTGGCTGGATGAAGGTAGAGATGCTTCTGCTTTTATAGATTTGGAGATACGGCTTAGTGAAGCTATGTCGATGAATGATATTCAGCGCCTGCGCAAATCACGCGAGGGGATCATTCATATTCGTCCAATTTATCCGCAAATGGAGATGGAGCTCGAACAGGTTTCCCGTTCACGTATGCCTGTGCAAGAATTGTTCCGTAAATTCTATCAGCGTCAGACGGGTGGAGCAGAGCCGGAAGATAGCTTGATAGAGCTGTTCTTACAGCTTACCGAAGAAGAACGGCGTCAGCCAGAGGAAGGAGAGGAGAACTAAGGTGAAGCCTATTCTATTAAAAGTAGCAGGACTACAAAGTTATAGAGAAATGCAGGAAATAGATTTTGAAAGTTTATGTGAGACCGGTTTGTTTGGAATCTTTGGACCAACAGGGAGCGGCAAGTCTAGTTTGCTAGATGCTATTACTTTGGCGATGTACGGGAAAGTGGAACGTGCCGTTAACGGAACGCAGGGGATTATGAATCATTCTGAAGACACGCTACAAGTCTCTTTCACCTTTGAGCTTACTTCCTCTGCTGGGGCACATCGTTACCGTGTTGAGCGTAAGTTTAAGCGTACAGGGGAGCAAACCGTAAGTAACACGATTAGCCGTTTTATTGAAGTCACACCTGATGGGGATAACGTTCTGGCGGACAAGCTTGCGGATGTTACGCGCTGTGTGGAGGAGCATATTGGTCTAAAAATGGATGACTTCACGCGGGCGGTTGTATTGCCGCAGGGGAAATTTGCTGAATTCTTATCGCTTCGTGGCGTAGATCGCCGGCAAATGCTGCAGCGCCTGTTCCATCTGGAACAGTATGGCGATCAGCTTGCCATCAAGCTTAGCCGCCGAGTGAAGGAGAATGAGGCTGCGCTCCGCGCGCTCGAAGCTGAGCAACAGGGTCTTGGCAGCGCAGGCAAAGAGGATGTAAAGGCAGCGGCGGAGCGCCTCGAACAGGCAACCCTCTATGCTGCGGAATGCCGCCGGAAGCTTACGGCGGCGCTGCAGGTCTCGGAGCGTTTCGCGCGTATTCGCGAGCTCCAAGAGGAACGGACCCGCCGCGAGCTGCAGCGGCAGGGGCTGCTCTCCAAGGAGGGGGAGATTCTCCTCCTTGAACAGAAGCTCGGCCAAGCTGACGAGGCCGAGGCAAGGCTTCCCGCGCTTAAAGCATGGCGCAGCGCGGAAGAAGCCTTTAAGAGCCGATTGGCCCGCGCGGAGGGCCAAGAGGTGCTGGCCGCCGCCGCCGAGCAGGAGGCGGCGCGTGCCGCTGCCGCCGCGGCTGCTGCGCAGGCCGCGCTTGCGGCGGAAGAGCCGGCCCTCCGGGAGGGGGCCGGCACCTACCGCCGCGCGCTCGAGCTCGAGTCCGAGCTCGGGGCGCTACGGCGCGAACTCGCGGCTCTGCGCGAGCGCCGCGAAGAGGCCTCCCGCAAGCTAGCGGAGCTGCGGGAGGGCATGGCTCGGGAGCGTGAGCTTTTGGCCAAGGGCCAAAAGCGCCAGCAAGAGCTGCAGCTGAGCCTGCAGCCGCTCGGTGTCCGCTCCCAGGAGCGGCAGTCTCTGCAAGAAGCGATGCAGAGACTGCAAGGGCTGCACTCCGCCGAATCCCAATGGGATAAGGCGGAGAAGGAGCGCCGCGAGCGTGCCGCTGCACTCGCGGCTGCGCAGGCGCGACTCGCGGAGGCCGAGGGCCGTCGCGAGCAGCAGGAAGCTTCTCGCGGGCAACTGATCCGCGAGGCGGCGCTGCATCAAGAGGAGCTGCTGGCAACAGAAGAAGCTGCGCGTGCCGCCGCGGAGAGCCTGGAGCAACATGTCAGTTCTTTGGAAGCTGCTATGAAGGATCAAGAGCTTCACAGACTGTCGCTTGCGCTCGCTAAGGAGCTGGAAGAAGGACAACCTTGCCCTGTATGCGGCAGCGAGCATCATCCTGCTCCAGCATTATTGCAGGATAGCTTAGAGCAACAGGAACTGGAAATGAAGCTTCAGCAAGTCCGGGCATTGTCGAGACGGGCTTTGGAAGCTCGTCATTTGTTCCGAGGCCTTCGTGAACAGGATCAAGTATGGCTGGAGCAGGTATTTGGAAATGAAGTCATCGAAGCGGCAAATCACCCTGCAGCCGCAGGTTCAGAAGTAAGCGATGCAGTTGCCCCTTCCGCCGATTTAATCATTCCGGATGAAGAAGCCTTGTCAGCACTTGAGACTGAACTTTTGGCATTAAAAGGTCGGTCAGGTGAACTGCGCCGTACTGCGGTACAGTGGCAGCAATCGATGCAGGACGTTCAGCAGCTATGCCTCAAAGAAGCAGCTGGTGTCGATGGTGAACGGAGCTGGGTAGAAGGAATTACGGCCAAAGCTGAGGAACTCAGCGCCCAGCTAAAGGCTCTGCGGGAGAACTGGGTACAACAGTTCCCTAACCTGGCACCGGGTGAGGTAGAACAAGCTTACCGTGAGCTGGTCGCGAAGGATGCACAAGCCGAAGAAATTAGATCGCGTCTTGATATCAGCGTCAAATTTCTGGAGGAGAAAAGCGCTTCTGTGCAGAACCTTCAGGACACCATTATAGGGCTGGATAAAGAGCTAGCTCAGTGGATCACACAGATCGAAGGTAAAGAAGAATTGCAGCGTGAAAAAGATCAGCGTCTACTTGAGTGGACGAATGGTCGTGCTGCTGCTACGCTTCTAGCGGAGTGTGAAGGCCGTCTACAGGAATTGTTGACTGCTGTGGAGACAAACAAGCAATTACATCTTACCGCGGCGGAAAAGGCCCAGTATCAGATTAAAGAGGCAGCTATCGCTCGCCAGTCCGCAGAATCAGCGCGTGAACATTATGCAACTGCAGCCAGCCAGTGGGAACAAAGCTTGGCGTCTTCACCGTTTCGTTCAGCTGCTGAGGTTGAAGGAGCAGCTCTTACACCTGAAGAACGGGAAATAGCCTCTTCCCGGGTGCGTGCTCACCGTGCTGAAGAAGCTGAGGTCTCTTTGCAATTGCGTAACATTGAAGAGAAGCTTGACGGAGCCAGCTTAAGTGAAGAGGAATGGCAAATAAGCCAGGGGACCTTAAGAGAAAGTAAAGCTGAGGATGAAATGGCCCTTCAGGCAAGAGCACGTGCTGAGCGTGATTTGGAGGATCTGCGGCATCGGCATATTCGCTGGATGGAGCTCGAGGCCAAGCGGCTTGAACATGCCTCTCTACAAGATCAACTATCCAAGCTGCAGACGGTCTTACGTGGGAATGCCTTTGTTGAGTATATTGCCGAGGAGCAATTGATGCAGGTGTGCCAGTCCGCTTCCCAGCGGCTTCGTTTCCTAAGCAAGCAGCGTTATGCGCTAGAGGTTGATTCGGGTGGTGGCTTTGTGATCCGTGATGACGGGAACGGTGGGGTGAGAAGACCTGTCTCAACACTGTCTGGTGGAGAGACCTTCCTCACATCCCTTTCACTGGCACTTGCTCTTTCAGCTCAGATCCAGCTTCGGGGACAATATCAGTTGCAGTTCTTTTTTCTGGATGAAGGCTTTGGTACGCTCGACCCTGATCTGCTGGATACAGTAATCACATCACTTGAAAGATTGCATAATGACCAGCTGTCAGTCGGTATTATCAGCCACGTTCCAGAGCTGCGTGCACGGTTGCCGCGCAAGCTGGTAGTAGTTCCTGCTGAACAAGGTGGAGGGGGATCTCGTATCCTTTTGGAAAAAATGTGAGGATATTCTAAGCGTGTGATTGATATCACAGATACAGTATCAACGTGCTGTTATAATACAGCTAAGCCGACATTACTTTTAGAAACACCTCGGCGGACGTATGACCGGGAATATACTCCTTTTCATACGTCCGCCGCCGAATCAGCTTTATAAGCTGTGAAGGGTGTTTCTCTTTTTTTTGCCTTTTTTAGCCCCGACGGGAGTTTATATAGCACTACTTCATTTGTTAACGGAGTTCATTCTGTATTAGATACAGTTTTAGGGTGTAGACGTTGAATCTTCAAGCGTCTTTCGTAATTGGTGATTATCCTGTATGATTATCTTAAAATATAAGAAAGTATAAGTTTCACGTAATACTTCATGTCTTATATTTCTCGCATTTACGCTGACCGTCCTTGTAAGGGCACTGAAGGCTTTTATGCTTATGATGAAGCAATATTTCACCAATTTTTAGGAGGCAAGCACTCTATGGAGACCGTGTTTAGCAAAATTATTGAGGGTACTATTCCTTCCAAAAAAGTATTTGAGAACGAGCGTATTCTTGCTTTCTACGACATCGAGCCGGCTGCACCGGTACATGTGTTAATCATTCCTAAGAAGTTCATTGCTTCCATGAATGATGTCACACCTGAGGATCTTCCGCTGATTGCTGAAATTCACAGTGTAGCGCAACAGATCGCTATCGATCTTGGGATTGCCGAGTCTGGTTATCGTTTGATCAATAATTGTGGTCCTGATAGTGGACAAGCTGTGCCTCATCTTCATTATCACTTGCTTGGTGGGGCCAAGCTGGGAGCCCTTACAGGAATCTCGGCTTCTCACGCATAGTACAATCATTAAATGTTGAAGAACTTGCCAGAAAAAAAGAATAACACGGAGGTTGACACCTTATTTCCGTTTGACCTATAATGTAATTTGATAAACCGTGTTATGCTCTTGGACGGTATGGTCGGAGGGAGGGGAAACTGTGTCTGAAACGAAAGTTCGCAAAAACGAGACAATTGATGCTGCACTTCGTCGCTTTAAACGTTCCATCGCAAAAGATGGTGTCTTGGCTGAGGTGAAGAAACGCAAACATTACGAAAAGCCAAGCGTTAAGAAAAAGCTGAAGTCTGAGGCTGCTCGTAAGAGAAAGTTTTAGGAGGATTACCCACGCATGAATCTTAGCGAGAGATTGAACGAAGATATGAAGCAAGCGATGAAGAGTAAGGACAAGTTCACGCTCTCCACGATTCGAATGGTTCGTTCTACAATAAAGTATCTTGAAATAGATTTGAAGAGAACATTGGACGACAACGAAGTGCTTGATATCCTTAGTCGTGAAATCAAACAGCGCAAAGATGCCCTCCAAGAATTTGAATCAGCGGGTCGCGACGAGCTTGCCGCGAGTACGAAGGCAGAAATCGAGATTATTATTAAGTATCTTCCCGAGCAACTTTCCGAAGAAGAAATTAAAGCAATTGTACAGCAGACCATCCAGGAAACCGGTGCTTCTTCGAAAAGTGAAATGGGTAAGGTCATGAGCGCACTGATGCCTAAGGTCAAAGGTCGCGCCGATGGTAAACTCGTGAACCAAGCGGTTCTGCAATTTCTGCAATAATATAGCGCTAGCACCCCTTGCAAAAGGGGTGCTTTTCTATGTTTTGAAACGTAATTCCAATTGCAGCGTAATAACGTTTATGTGTTCCGGGTCAAGTTGAAGAAGGGAGGTAAAAATATTGAAAAAATTACGGAAAATAATGTTGGCCAGCATTCCCGTTGTTTTGCTGCTCTTGCTCTTAACGCCGTTTATACCGAATGTAAGCGCTGATGTTACAGCACCAAAAGCACAAGGAGCTACAAATGGTGAGTTGAAGAAAGGCCCTGTGTTTATTATTCCGGTTGATCAGAAAATTGAAAGAGGTCTGCAAAGCTTTTTGGAAAGAGGATTTGCAGAAGCTGCTAATTATGGAGCAGTTCTAATTATGCTCGAGGTGGATACACCAGGCGGACTGGTGAATTCGGCGGAACAGATTGGGACTATGGTAAGAGATAGTGACATACCTACAGCTGCATATATTAAAGGTGATGCCGCCTCTGCAGGCAGTTACATAGCACTTAACGCAGGTGCAATCATCATGAAGCCGGGCAGCATGATCGGTTCCGCATCCCTCGTAGATGGGAGCGGACGAAAAGTAGATGACGCGAAGATGGTGTCCTACTGGAAATCAAAAATGATTGGAGCCGCTGCTTTGAATGAGCGAGATCCAGATATTGCTGCGGGAATGGTCGATAGTAATTTGGTAGTGGATAAGCCAGATCTAGGTGTATCTAAAGCGCAGGGTGAAATTATTGCCTTGTCTAGTGACGAAGCATTAAATGCTGGCTACGCTGATCAAATTACAGCTACTCCTGAGGAAGCTATCACTTGGCTAGGGTATACTACTGATGACATATTTCGTGTGGAGCATACAGGAGCCGAGAAAATGTCGCAATTTCTGACGAGTCCGATTATTATGACGATTCTCTTGTTCATTGGGATCACCGGTGTCGTGATTGAGTTGCTCGTTCCGGGCTTTGGCGCACCTGGGATCATTGGGACATTAGCTTTCGTTTTATATTTTTTCGGAAACTCAGTGGCTGGGTTTGCCGGATCAGAAACTTGGCTGTTGTTCATAATTGGACTTGTCATGCTTGTGCTGGAGCTGTTCGTGCCGAGCTTTGGTATATTGGGGTTACTCGGTTCAGTGAGTCTTGTAGCAGGTGTCGTACGAGCCGCATACAGCTTTACGCATGCATTGTTTAGTCTGGGTATCGCATTCGCAGCGGCGACTGTAGTCATTGTAATTGTGGCTGTCGCTTTTAAAGAACGCGGAATTTGGAATAGGTTTATTTTGAGGGATACGCTCACCAAAGATCAGGGCTTTGTACCCGTTGAAGAGAAGATAAGCTTAGTTGGAGCTATAGGGAACAGTATTACTCCGCTTCGTCCTTCTGGAACGGTTATGATTGGCGGCGAACGCGTAGATGTCGTTACAGAAGGTAGCTTTATTAGCGTCAACGCACCGGTCACTGTTATAAAAGTTGAGGGTGGACGGATTGTGGTGAAGGAAGTTAAGGAATAAGGAAAGCTATAGACAATCGATAGTAGCTCCACAATAATTTAACGGAGGTTATAAAGTTATGGAAGCATCTTTAATTACTTTTTTGTTGATTGCGGTAGTCGTAATCATCGTGTTGAGTGTCTTTTTAAGCTTCTTCCCGGTCATGCTCTGGATCTCTGCTTGGGCATCGGGCGTTAGAATCAGTATCATTACGCTGGTGGCCATGAGATTGCGTCGTGTTACACCGAGTCGAATTGTTAATCCTATGATTAAAGCGACTAAGGCTGGTCTTGGACTTAACATTAATCAACTGGAAAGTCACTATCTCGCAGGGGGTAACGTTGACCGGGTAGTTAATGCTCTGATAGCAGCTCAGCGTGCAGACATTCCTTTGGAGTTTACTCGCGCAGCAGCAATTGACCTCGCAGGACGTGACGTGCTTCTGGCCGTACAGATGAGTGTAAATCCACGTGTGATCGAAACACCAGTTGTGGCTGCTGTAGCTAAAAACGGTATTGAAGTTAAAGTAAAAGCACGGGTTACTGTTCGTGCTAATATTGACCGTCTCGTAGGTGGTGCGGGTGAAGAAACGATTATTGCTCGTGTCGGTGAAGGGATTGTAACTACGGTAGGTTCGAGTGATTCGCATAAGGATGTTTTGGAGAATCCGGATTCAATCTCACGTATGGTCTTGTCTAAAGGTCTGGATTCCGGTACTGCCTTTGAGATTCTTTCTATTGATATTGCGGATATTGATGTTGGTAAGAATATCGGTGCTTATCTACAAACAGAACAAGCTGAGGCTGATAAACGAATTGCCCAGGCTAAGGCTGAAGAACGTAGAGCAATGGCTGTAGCTCATGAACAGGAAATGAAAGCGCGCGTTGTCGAAATGAAGGCGCTTGTTGTCGAAGCGGAATCACAGGTTCCACTGGCTATGGCTGAAGCATTACGGGCTGGGAAAATTGGTGTTATGGATTATATGAATATCAAGAACATTGAGGCGGATACCCAAATGCGGGGTTCTCTCGGTAAAATGAATGATCAAGATGACAATACCCGTCCTAACAATAATAAATAAGGGGATGTGAATCTCCATGAGCTGGATCTATATTGTTGCGGTTATTATTTTCGCGATTGTATCCAATGTGAATAAGGCCGCGAAGAACAAACCTAAAGGTGCTCCACGCGGAGGGATGCCGACTTTTGGTGGAGGACAAGATAATCCTCTCCGTCATAACAAAGAAACTGATGCGAACGGTGAACAACGAGAGCAGTCCGGTAGCGGTTTTCCTACCCCTGTTGCTACAACCTCCCGTGAGTATGACGCATCCCCTGCATTTCCAGAGCCAGCATATATTCCAACTCCGAATTATGTATCTGGTGAGGGCATGTCTTTGGAGCAACCTGATGAAAATGATGGCGTTGAATTGCGCACGAAAAAAATGCAGGAGGAGCTGGAACGTCTTCAATCTGTTTTTGACGGAATTGCTGGTGCAGATTCCAAAAGAACGAAAAAGACTAAGAATTCCGCTACGGGATCGACAGTTCAGTCTAATGGAACTGGCAGTCGTGATGACCTGCGTAACGGTGTAGCATGGGCAGAGATTCTCGGTCCTCCCCGTTCTCGAAACCCACATTCCTCACGCAGATAGTGCATGCTGATTAGAATCCCAGAAAAAGCCTTTGCTTTCCTATCTTTACGATAGGAGGCCAAGGCTTTTTTTGCATTTTTCATACCTGAAAAACTCTCCTTTATCACTTCTTCTCATAAACAAAAGCGTTGCCGCATAAGGTGTAAAGAAGGCAGGAAGGGGGAACGTCTACATATGACCCGTATTGGCCGCAGGCTGCGGGGATGGACAAACGGGGTGTTGGATCTTCCACAGGACTTACTACAAGAAATGCCCCGGATCACCCTGATCGGCAATAAGGAACTGTATATCGAGAATCATCGCGGCTTGCTGCATTTTTCCTCAGGCCAGCTTAAGCTCGCGTTAGCTAAAGGATCGCTTGAAATCACAGGTGAGAATCTTGTCATCCGTAATATTCTTGGTCAGGAACTGGCGGTAGAAGGCACTATTAGTGATATTAGCTATAAAGAAAGCGAGGGGAAATCATGAAGGAACCACCTCTTTCATCACTGCGGGGATCCGTTACGCTGCATGTGACGGGACCTCAGGTGGAGAGATTCATTAATGTCATCTCTGAAGCAGGTATAGTGATTTGGGATGTGAGGCCCGCTGAGGGCGGCGCTTCCCTTAAGCTGCTTCTAAATGATTTTTATGTCCTCCGTCCGATTTTAAAGAAGACAGGCTGTCGTATGCACGTTACTGGAAGAAGTGGATTACCATTTCTAATGGCGCGGCTGTGGAAACGTAAATTTTTTGGCATAGGAATATTGGTATTTGGGATTACGCTCTTTATGTTATCTACTATGGTATGGAGCATCAGAGTTGAAGGAAATGACAAGATTGCCTCTGAGGATATATTGGCAGCTGCTCGCCAGGAGGGTGTTTATCCTTTTCAGTGGATATGGCGTCTGAATGAGCCGGACAAGCTCTCTAAGGGGCTCCTGGCCCATTTACCGGGGGTTTCATGGATAGGGCTGCAGCGGACGGGGACGAGCATTAAAATCCAGGTTGTAGAGTCTAAACAGCCGGATATCAAACCTTTGCTTAGCCAGCGACATTTGATTAGCAGAACAGATGCGGTGGTAACTGAAATATATGCGGAGCAGGGCAGGCCGGTTGTAGCTCGTAACTCGCGGGTTAAAAAAGGAGATATTCTGATCTCGGGTGCTCTTGGCGACGAAGAGAATGTACAGTACGTGGTAGCTAAAGGTGAGGTTAAGGGCCTAGTATGGCATGAATACAATATAGAGGTACCTCTTACAACAACGAACAGCTCATATACGGGAGAGCGTAAGGATCGAACCTATCTGGTGCTTGGCAAATGGGCCATACAGCTGTGGGGTTATGGCGATTCTCCATTCGAGAATTCAAGAACGCTCACTGAGCATGATCCGCTGTCTTGGCGGTCCATAGAGTTGCCCCTAGGCATAATGACTGAGAAAGAATTAGAGGTTAGTGAAACGAGTGAGACATTGACTCCTAAGGCAGGATTTGAACAAGGAATAGAGCGAGCGAAGAATGATATTTTAGCGCGTTATGGTGTTGATAGCGTCATCAAAAGTCAAAAAGTTTTGCATGAGAAGAAAGAGAATGGTAAAGTTTATATGAAAGTGATCTTTGAAGTAGAAGAGAAAATTTCCGAAGAACTGCCAATAGTAAACAATTGAGGAGAATGAGGCTACTTGTCAGAACAGACTGCAAGCATTCGTATAACTTTGCAAAATGCGGGAGAAGCGCAATCGCTGTTCGGCCCGCAGGATGGATTCCTAAAAATCATCGAGAGTGAAATTCCCGCTATTATTGATTCCCGTGAAGCAGAGTTAACGATACGTGGTGCGGAGCGGGAAGTAGACATGCTGGGACAATTGTTTAATGTGCTGCTGTCCCTCATTCGGAGCGGTTACATACTTACTGAACGTGACATGCAGTACGCTGTAGAGCTGGCGAAAGACTTTCGAGTCGATCAATTGCTCGATTTGTTCAAGGGAGAAATTACAACAACTTTTCGTGGAAAGCCTATCCGGGTCAAAACGATTGGCCAGAAGCATTATGTGACAACGATCAAGAAGCGTGATATTGTATTCGGAATCGGTCCTGCAGGAACGGGGAAGACCTACTTGGCAGTAGTGCTTGCAGTTACGGCACTAAAAGAAGGTTCTGTTAAGCGTATCGTCCTTACGCGCCCCGCAGTAGAAGCAGGAGAGAGTCTAGGGTTCCTTCCAGGGGATTTGCAAGAAAAGGTAGATCCATACCTCCGTCCGTTATATGACGCCTTATACGACGTTATGGGGCCCGATCAGGTGGCTAAGGCGCTTGAACGGGGATTAATTGAAATTGCTCCGCTCGCTTATATGCGTGGGCGTACGCTGGATGATTCATTTATCATCTTAGATGAAGCACAGAATACAACGCCTGAGCAAATGAAAATGTTTTTGACTCGACTCGGCTTCGGGTCCAAAATGGTGATTACGGGTGACGTTACCCAGATTGACCTGCCTCGCGGCAAGAAATCCGGTTTGATTGAGGCCAAAGCGATTTTATCCGGCATAGAAGAACTTGGCTTTGTCTATTTTGCGGAGCAGGATGTAGTACGGCATTCCCTGGTGCAGAAAATTATCGTTGCCTATGACCGCTCTGCCGAAAACCTCCAATAAAGGGGATTGTCTTCATGGCTTCAAAGCAACCATCTAAATTAAGCGGATTTGTATATACGAACAACGGGTGGAAGTATAGCGCGGTAACACGCTATGCTCTTTTCCTGTTACTCGGACTTGTGTTCTACTTCAGCCTGTCGCCTGATCTGCTGCCTAAGCGATATGATATTAAAGAGAATACGCTCAGCGCCAAGGAGATTACAGCGCCTAAGCAAATTCTGGACAAGAAGGCAACGTTAAAGGCGGCTGAAGAAGCGGCTGAAGGTGTATCTCCTAAGTATAAAATTATCCCGATGAGGGCCGATAATCTTGTGACCTCGCTACTGGATCGGATTGATCGCCTCAATCAGGATGACCTGATTTCGCAAAGCGATAAAACGGGTATTTATCGTAAGGAGATTCCGCAAAGAGCCAGTGATTTTATTTTGAATTTCGTAGCCTCAAATCGGGGCGGCGCCATTTATTCTGATCATCTTTTGGATGAAATGCAGTCTGTCATCAAAGAACAGACCTATGTTATTCCGGATGAAACTTACATTAAGATTCCGCGATTGACCTCTCAGGACATTATCGAAATGAAGCCTGTCGCTCGTGATATTGTGACTAGGCTGATGAACGATCAGATTACGGACGCTCAAACGGCACGCGCCAAAGTGGCGGAGCAGGTGAGTATCAGTACTCTGAGTCAGCGTACGGCACGTGAGGTTGTGCAGGAATTAGTGCGGCTCGTTATTACGAGCAACAAGTTCTATGATGAGGATGCAACGAAGGAAGCGAAGGTCCAGGCTCGTGAGAACACGCCTGATGTATTCATTGAGCAAGGGGAGGTTCTTGTCGCTAAGGGGCAAAAAATCACTCCTGAGCTTTACGCTCTTTTGGATGAGAATGGGCTGCTCAGCAATGAGGTCAACTATTGGCCTCAGGTTGGTCTACTGTTACTTGCTACCATGCTCTCCGCGGGTCTAATGGTGTTCATCCGTTACTCGGGAGGAACCTCAGGCTTCAAGTATAATAATTCCCAGCTATTGATGCTGGTGCTTGTATTTGTTATT
This window of the Paenibacillus sp. FSL R10-2734 genome carries:
- the yqfD gene encoding sporulation protein YqfD codes for the protein MKEPPLSSLRGSVTLHVTGPQVERFINVISEAGIVIWDVRPAEGGASLKLLLNDFYVLRPILKKTGCRMHVTGRSGLPFLMARLWKRKFFGIGILVFGITLFMLSTMVWSIRVEGNDKIASEDILAAARQEGVYPFQWIWRLNEPDKLSKGLLAHLPGVSWIGLQRTGTSIKIQVVESKQPDIKPLLSQRHLISRTDAVVTEIYAEQGRPVVARNSRVKKGDILISGALGDEENVQYVVAKGEVKGLVWHEYNIEVPLTTTNSSYTGERKDRTYLVLGKWAIQLWGYGDSPFENSRTLTEHDPLSWRSIELPLGIMTEKELEVSETSETLTPKAGFEQGIERAKNDILARYGVDSVIKSQKVLHEKKENGKVYMKVIFEVEEKISEELPIVNN
- a CDS encoding PhoH family protein encodes the protein MSEQTASIRITLQNAGEAQSLFGPQDGFLKIIESEIPAIIDSREAELTIRGAEREVDMLGQLFNVLLSLIRSGYILTERDMQYAVELAKDFRVDQLLDLFKGEITTTFRGKPIRVKTIGQKHYVTTIKKRDIVFGIGPAGTGKTYLAVVLAVTALKEGSVKRIVLTRPAVEAGESLGFLPGDLQEKVDPYLRPLYDALYDVMGPDQVAKALERGLIEIAPLAYMRGRTLDDSFIILDEAQNTTPEQMKMFLTRLGFGSKMVITGDVTQIDLPRGKKSGLIEAKAILSGIEELGFVYFAEQDVVRHSLVQKIIVAYDRSAENLQ